Part of the Rhizophagus irregularis chromosome 11, complete sequence genome, CCTCATCCCATAATACGATATCTGAaagtgaaattaaataaaacctTGTCCAAAATGATAAGAAGGTGAAAAATAGAGGATGAATAATATCATAGTATTCCTTATAAAACGCTTGAATCTCTTGTAactatatatgtataaaatcaATTACAATACGGATCAGGAAAAAAACGactattttacttattttaccTTAGTAACGGGCAAACGAGCTGGCTTCTGAGTTTTACCGTTTTCATCGTAATCTAAAGGTTCGAAAGGCTCGTATCCCTCTTTTTGTGTTTGTAAGGTATTAGTATGTCTACGCTTTAATTGATCCATTTCTGAAAGGTTATTTCCAATAAAAGAGCTATAAGAACGACTATCGTCGAAGTCGTCACTTGACAAAACGTCAAGACGAACAGAGCTCATAAAGTGAAATTGGTTTCCTCTTTGTATTGATTacagaataataatataaaaagtaaggCTATACTTGTAACATCTGATAAatgcatttattttatgtagataacaaacaaaaaacgtGTCCACGATCGACACGATCGACAGAGATATTCATTCGATTTCTACGACATGGACCAATAAGCGTCGactcaaatttattaaaactcatATTACCAAACTTTCCAACCAATAATATgtttttgaagaaattgaccaacatattgaaaataatttggttGTAAAACTGTGTCTAAATGACTACCATCACTAAATTCGATCCATTCTTTACCACTACTAGTTCGAGCTAATTCAAATAATGTTTTCATATGGTATTGTGgtataatttcatcttttttacccgataaaaataatattggaatcgttttaattttttttatattttgttcaGATGGCCAAATTTCTGAAcagagaaaattaaaatttggaaatatttttggaaGGATCTTtggcttaaaaaaaaaaaatttttttatgtcaaATTTATGTCAAAACAAGATAGAATGAGttgaaaagaattataataaacttacaaTATTGAGAAAggtattttctaatattaatatatcaatttttgCTTCATTTTTTGCTATCAAATCAATTGCTACAGCTCCACCAAGTGCTTGTCCATAtactattaattttgtatatctTAGAATCTCATCTTGTCTAATATATTCTAAAACAGCCTATttgcattaatattaattacaaatttcatcaacaattttgtaattatcatAAATCAATAAAGCTCAATTTGAAGAGTAAATTTACCTTAGCGTCTAAACAAAGACCATTCTCTGTAGGTGTTCCTTCGCTGCGGCCATATCTATAATGTTAAAGAAGTAAACATAtgatattgtattattatctAAGCAAATGCAGTAAATTGTGCTTACCCTCTGTAAGAAACCATTACAACATTACACTTAAAATCCTTGAAAAATCTTTCAGCTATGGGTAATCGATGACCCttccaaataaattaattaatttagaaaaaaactataaacatAATTGcgtaaaatatgtaattacCATATTCCCTCCATTTCcctgaaataaataatttaataaatcaattaattattaaatttaaagatacaAGGTCACAATCTAATGCTTACATGAAACACTAAAACGGTAGGACGAGAACTTGCTTCATCATCGGTATGTCTTTTACAAACATAAATTCGAATTTTAACGTTATCTTGTGTAGTTAAAATGACAGGTGTATAAGGTATACCATATTCAGAAGGTTTAGGTACCTaccatttatattattatattcatttagtatatgcttaaaaaaaattcaaaagaaaattcaaaaaattagcTTTTACATGCTTTCTTGAGCCTTCAGGATAATTAGgagtataaattaaattacgttGAACGGAATATAATATAGCTATACCACCACTAATAATTGCGGTTGTTCCTCCTATAATTAATAACGGTAAAATTGTCTTTGAATACCTTCCTGTTGACATTgtacatattatttaaaaattttgttaaaaaatctaagatctaccaattatattaattatcagGCAGAGAAATCGTGTAACATATCAATTAGCgaatcatatataatataccaTATATGTGTcgttacatttaaattttatttgtaaataaataaaataaatactaaacctattttatactaaaaatatacaatttaataaatgtatatatataaatcaacatATAATCTACAGTTTTCATTTTCACCTCATTTTGAATTTCCAAATTCCTTTCACTCTTTTAGTTCCTTTTACTCCTTTAATTGTTGCTTACGCTTCATCTAAATCAATATATCGTTTAACAAATTTCctaatatattgaaaataaccAGGTTGagaatttgtattattgtGATTACCGTTTGAAAATTCTAGCCATTCTTTACCACCACTAGTTTTagttaattcaaataatcctTTCATATGTTCTTGTGgtataatttcatcttttgttCCTGATAAGAATAATAttggtataattttaattttttgtatagaaTTCTCTGAACGCCAATTTTGCCaacataaaaatgaaaaataacgtaaaaatgaaaattttggaattaaaTGTGGAATTAACTTTTGCTAAAAAATCGATTGAGATAAGAAGAcaagtcaatttttttttaattcaaaccaaaaaaaaaaaaaagagaatataatATTCGAGGTTAGAAAACTTACTATACTGAGAAATGTATTCTCAATAATTAATGCACTAACTTTTGATTCATTCTTCGAGACTAAATCAATGGCCACAGCCCCACCCAATGACTGtccataaattattattttggtttCCTTAAATATTTCATGTTTCGAAACATAATCCAATACTGTctatcaaaatgaaaaaaaaagaaaaatgaattcaaaattcaaaaaaaaaaaaaaaattattcttggCATACTTGTGCGTCTATACGTAACCCCTTTTCTGCTGGTGTTCCTTCACTTCGGCCATATCtgaatttcatattatttcagTCAATGGATTTGCtaattagaatataaatatcttttgaCAACTTACCCTctataagataataaaattacattataatttaactcGAGATAAAAAATTCGTGCTATTGGTAATCGATGTccctttttttaacaatagaaattagaaaatttaagaaaaagttttttttaaaaaaatgaatttttaattaccaTATTTCCTCCGTTACcctaaagtaaaaaagaagtaaagttaaaagatgaaatttaaataaaattctaattgcaaagtttaatatttacatgaaACATTATAATAGTAGGTCGTTTTTTAGCTTCTCGATCTATCGGTTGTTTACATACAAATGCTCTTAGACGAACATTatcttttgtaaataatttaatctcCGAATAAGGAATTCCATATTCCGATGGTTTTGATACCTAATATACGTACAATATATATACGCATATGGTTGTATAGGATTAATTGTTAATCGTTTTTCCCCTCAAATTTTTTagacataatataaaaacttacaAATTTCCTAGATCCCATTGGCCAATTAGATGGATAAAGCAATTCACgttgtaatatattatataataaggcCACTCCACTAATTGTCATGATAGTAGTTGTTCCTGTGATAATTAacatttgatttgatttgcaaaaaaaaatactatatatatatatatatgcgtAATTGcgtataacaaaaattaaaaaaatctgatctcaaataatttaaaaagaaagttttagaaaaaagggtaaaaaaaagtacttttATATACAATCAGGATTTCCCACTTGATTTCTTATTTCCTGTCTACACATATATAATAAGTGGGTGGATCATATGATCCATTCATGAATTTTATCGATAACACTAGCTGAAATCGGAAACAAAGTATTAGCACGTGACTATagtgattattatttatattagccATAACAAATAGACAAAGAACTTCCGAAAGggtaaaaactaaaattaaaaagattaaaaattactatggTTAGGCTTCAATGATCTACCGGTTTCACAAAAGAAAAACGCAATGATTGCGAATTAAATCTGATCAAAAAAGCATCCACCTAATCACGTGTAATAAAGAAtctaactttaatataatgattGTATTATAGTTAAAAAGAGACGAAGTTGGTTTATTTCTTTCATGATATTTTCGGATCGTACGAAATTCCGAACAACGGAATAACAATTCTTGgagtatatataatactttCGGATCGTACGAAATTCCGAACAACGGAACAACAATTCTTGggagtatatatatatagaaaaaataaatattggaaTTATTGTGAGAATTTAAATAGGCTTAGTTTATTATCCACATGATCAtgctttatttctttattcagACATGGCGCAAATGATTACCCATGTTGTGCATTGTTATACAATTTTGTTTATGGGGTAAAGAATAACAGAATCtttttccattaaaaataaaaataaaaaatcaattcatttaatttcatttgaaGATGGTTTTATTGGAGAGTATATTAATGGGAACAACAATAGCGATTGGTGGTGGGtctttgttatattattatcaaaatgaattaCTTTATCCAGCAAAATATCGAAAGAAATCTCGTGAATTCGTAagttacattttatttatctatctTTTATTCTCATAATCTCactaacaaataaattatatagattgttccaaaattttctgatgaaGAAATCCCTTATACTGAAGTAATACTAACTACAAAAGATAAGGTTAGAATTCGCGCATTCTTATGCAAGAGAAAAAATGACGAAGAAGCGTGTCAACGGCCTACTGTATTAGCATTAcatgtaagaattttttatttgtttatcaaatttaattattttattaattaatttattatttattgttaatttaggGAAATCGTGGAAATATAGTTAGTAAATTTAAagtcatattattttaataaaaggtttcgaaaatatagaatttttcaATTTGTCTTTTTAATAGGGCAAACAATCATCAATTGCTcgtaatttttatcaaaatttaaaatgcaaTATAATGCTACTTTCTTATAGAGggtaaatttaatgaataatatatggaaattattttctttcggcttttaaaaataatcgtTACTGTATTTTCAAATATCTTCTAGATATGGAAGTAGTGATGGAATTCCATCAGAAGAAGGAATTAAAATAGATGCACAGGTAActgaaaatgtatt contains:
- a CDS encoding uncharacterized protein (MEROPS:MER0017242): MLIITGTTTIMTISGVALLYNILQRELLYPSNWPMGSRKFVSKPSEYGIPYSEIKLFTKDNVRLRAFVCKQPIDREAKKRPTIIMFHGNGGNMGHRLPIARIFYLELNYNVILLSYRGYGRSEGTPAEKGLRIDAQTVLDYVSKHEIFKETKIIIYGQSLGGAVAIDLVSKNESKVSALIIENTFLSIQKLIPHLIPKFSFLRYFSFLCWQNWRSENSIQKIKIIPILFLSGTKDEIIPQEHMKGLFELTKTSGGKEWLEFSNDEA